GGACGCCCACCCTGTCGGAGGTGGGCGCACCCTTGGGGAAAGCGCACCGGTTTCTCACCGGTTTTGCTGACTCCCTAACTCTGTCCGATGAGTCTCAATTGGCCCCGGCACGTAAACCGAAGATTTCCTCAAGAAACACAGTCGTTTTGAACTAGACGGCAACAACCTCAACGGGAATGTTGCCGCGGGTGGCCTTGGAGTAAGGGCACAGCTCATGGGTGCGGTCTGCGAGCTTCTGCACCTGATCAGTATCCATTCCGGGAACGGACACCTTGATTTTTACGGATAGGCCAAAGCTCTCGCCCTCTTTACCGAGGCCAACTTCAAGTTCGACGACGGACTTCGAGACATCCGCGCCCGTCTCCTTCGCGGCCAGGCCGAGTGCGCCCTGGAAGCACGCGCCGTAGCCAACAGCGAAGAGCTGTTCAGGATTGGTGCCGCCGCCTGCTCCACCCATTTCTTTGGGCGCACGAAGGTCTACCTCGAGGGCGCCGTCGTCCGTTTTTCCGTGGCCATCGCGGCCGCCGGTGACGTGTGATTTGGCTGTATAGACAATAGATTCTGGAACTGCAGACAAAGTGTCCTCCTGAAATCGTTGGAATCTTCACTCTACCCATCAGAGCGGGGCTGCAGCATTGTTAGCGCCACTGTGACTATGGCCACACAGGCCTTTCCGGCGTAGCATCGGTGGACATCTACAGGGTCCTCCGGACCGCGGCGGCCCCGTGTTCAAGGGGGCCCAGCGTGAGTGCGGAAACCAGGCAGCAAGCGACGAACGTGAGCGAACGCGAGGCCAGGGAAGTTGCGGAGGCCGCCCGTGAGACCGAATGGGTCCGGCCGAGTTTCGC
This region of Arthrobacter roseus genomic DNA includes:
- a CDS encoding organic hydroperoxide resistance protein yields the protein MSAVPESIVYTAKSHVTGGRDGHGKTDDGALEVDLRAPKEMGGAGGGTNPEQLFAVGYGACFQGALGLAAKETGADVSKSVVELEVGLGKEGESFGLSVKIKVSVPGMDTDQVQKLADRTHELCPYSKATRGNIPVEVVAV